The following are encoded in a window of Aromatoleum petrolei genomic DNA:
- a CDS encoding carbonic anhydrase produces the protein MDSHDHCNCKHGHGEDHSEARRTFLTRATLAAGIALLGTVSQTRPALAGGHTDILLLTCMDFRLMDSVEHYMADRGLTHKYDHIVLAGASLGALTDKYPAWNRTFWDHLAVAIELHDVKKVVVMDHRDCGAYKAILGEDLASEPVREAAVHRDHLDRLATAITDKHPGLQVETLLMALDGSVEPLGNFA, from the coding sequence ATGGACTCTCACGACCACTGCAACTGCAAGCACGGGCATGGGGAAGATCACTCCGAGGCCCGTCGCACCTTCCTCACGCGCGCGACCCTCGCGGCGGGCATCGCGCTGCTGGGCACCGTCTCGCAGACCCGCCCCGCGCTCGCCGGCGGCCATACGGACATCCTGCTGCTCACCTGCATGGACTTCCGCCTCATGGACAGCGTCGAGCACTACATGGCGGACCGAGGTCTCACGCACAAGTACGACCACATCGTGCTCGCCGGCGCCTCGCTCGGCGCGCTGACGGACAAATACCCCGCCTGGAACCGCACCTTCTGGGATCATCTTGCCGTCGCCATCGAGCTGCACGACGTGAAGAAGGTCGTCGTCATGGACCACCGCGACTGCGGCGCGTACAAGGCGATCCTCGGGGAAGACCTGGCGTCCGAACCCGTGCGCGAAGCCGCCGTGCACCGCGACCACCTGGATCGCCTAGCCACCGCCATCACGGACAAGCACCCCGGCCTGCAGGTGGAGACCCTGCTGATGGCGCTCGACGGCTCCGTCGAGCCGCTCGGCAACTTCGCCTGA
- a CDS encoding chitosanase translates to MLTATQKKTAESIVNLFETGQVLGDYGMVTIIRGDTGHLTYGRSQTTLGSGNLAKLLRQYCTAPGAEFAPLLERYLPRFDAVDLALDSDGALHNILRAGADDAVMRDVQDAFFDEHYWQPAMRTAAREGIASPLGCAVVYDSFVHGAWKAMRDRCNAAHGSVADAGERKWIAGYVATRRAWLGGHARADLRPTVYRMDAFQRLIDQGYWNLELPLVVRNAEISPATLSALPPGCFDGPAPGSRPLAVGSPIMRGLDVRRLQLGLSLRGVDIKADGLFGQTSARCIKAWQAKNGLPATGVADIAQVARLCAFDDVTA, encoded by the coding sequence ATGCTGACAGCCACGCAAAAGAAGACCGCCGAGAGCATCGTCAATCTTTTCGAGACCGGACAAGTGCTGGGCGACTACGGCATGGTCACGATCATCCGCGGCGACACCGGCCACCTCACCTACGGACGCTCGCAGACGACGCTCGGCTCGGGCAACCTCGCCAAGCTGCTGCGCCAGTACTGCACGGCGCCCGGCGCCGAATTCGCCCCGCTGCTCGAGCGCTACCTGCCGCGCTTCGATGCCGTCGACCTCGCGCTGGACAGCGACGGCGCGCTGCACAACATCCTGCGCGCGGGCGCCGACGACGCGGTGATGCGCGACGTGCAGGACGCCTTCTTCGACGAGCACTACTGGCAGCCGGCGATGCGCACGGCCGCCCGCGAGGGCATCGCCTCGCCTCTGGGCTGCGCCGTGGTGTATGACAGCTTCGTGCACGGCGCATGGAAGGCGATGCGCGACCGCTGCAACGCCGCGCACGGAAGCGTGGCCGACGCGGGCGAACGGAAATGGATCGCCGGCTACGTGGCGACGCGGCGCGCCTGGCTTGGCGGCCATGCGCGCGCCGACCTGCGCCCCACCGTGTATCGCATGGATGCCTTCCAGCGCCTGATCGACCAGGGCTACTGGAACCTCGAGCTGCCTCTGGTCGTGCGCAACGCCGAGATCTCGCCCGCGACGCTGTCCGCCCTGCCGCCGGGCTGCTTCGACGGCCCGGCCCCGGGTTCGCGCCCGCTCGCGGTCGGCTCGCCGATCATGCGCGGGCTCGATGTGCGCCGCCTGCAGCTGGGTCTGTCGCTGCGCGGCGTTGACATCAAGGCCGACGGCCTCTTCGGCCAGACCAGCGCGCGCTGCATCAAGGCCTGGCAGGCGAAGAACGGCCTGCCCGCCACCGGCGTCGCCGACATCGCCCAGGTCGCGCGCCTTTGCGCGTTCGATGACGTCACGGCTTGA
- a CDS encoding Hsp20/alpha crystallin family protein: MSDTTNVTRKPETAASEMALLPPVDVIEDAGGITLYADLPGVPKDKLNLQIEGDTLTIEGEISLDAPEGMESSHAEVTLPRYRRVFTLSKELDANKVSAEFNQGALKLRIPKAEHAQPRKIEIAVM, from the coding sequence ATGAGCGACACCACCAACGTCACCCGCAAGCCTGAGACGGCGGCCAGCGAGATGGCCCTGCTGCCGCCCGTCGACGTCATCGAGGATGCGGGCGGGATCACCCTGTACGCCGACCTGCCGGGCGTGCCGAAGGACAAGCTGAACCTGCAGATCGAAGGCGACACGCTGACGATAGAGGGCGAGATCAGTCTTGACGCGCCCGAGGGCATGGAATCGTCCCATGCCGAGGTGACGCTGCCCCGCTACCGCCGCGTGTTCACCCTGTCGAAGGAGCTCGATGCGAACAAGGTCTCGGCCGAGTTCAACCAGGGCGCGCTGAAGCTGCGCATCCCGAAAGCCGAGCACGCGCAGCCGCGCAAGATCGAAATCGCCGTGATGTAA
- a CDS encoding CHAT domain-containing protein: MPAPRKPSELVFHLPGTAREADALPAALKAGTRAADTAAPDPFLDGVVAVQASYALSAPGRDAAATTDARLREDSLLALEAGDGTTVFIRADKLREDLARVRPDAVRADGSIDFAALRDPAAAARGIPDWLWSGVSVLTLGHDAIADAARDKALEWLQDWLGERAEDLASAGASWLGAKALMWAIESRLAGEPGLYQWRDGDGLGSSDRCAANDPRLAAIGDAPMLLFIHGTASHTLGSFKDLRAGSAAADWDPLARRFGERIFGFEHRTFSESPIDNALQLARTLPAGARLSVVTHSRGGLVGDLLCLAGLSDDAIAAYRHAPPPNAGESEREKRLRDLLTAREQDTLRALRQELADKNFRIERYVRVACPARGTTLLSDNLDLFLSGLLSLTTRLVGAVTGPAGGAVLSAFKRVVLEIADKRVDARLVPGIEAMLTDAPMGTLLATAQRKQGIAMAVISGDIQETSILKRLGVMFTDWMLFDRHDNDLVVDTDSMYAGLAMRNEARYLFDQGASVNHFSYFANRHTRTALRDWLTSSDPATLPTFSAIARRREPGAAEARERAASRTTLREAPRPDSRPVVIFLPGIMGSHLELRKEGRKSGDGDRVWFDFLDLATGGLAKIAMDKADVREEALFDMFYGDLAEHLEATHRVIRFPYDWRRPIHAPGGAAERLSDILRQALKTHPNQPVRLLAHSMGGLVCRTMIATHPDLWAEVVRRPGGRLVMLGTPNNGSHLMVETLLGKSGTMRQLARMDLGHGMQGVLDIVAGFPGAMQLLPRPGFIDAGPTLHDDWLRAPIWPAAAKANRDRWFGDGIGGQPSTATLTAARGLWEGPLATNDAPQPVERVSYVFGQAENTPCGTTLEGGQIKLIGTPLGDGSVSWASGRLANLPTEQYWYMPVDHGALTGTEEYFPAVVDLLQTGTTSRLGRLPATRGAAAPTATYDAPPPVLPTEEELACSLVGTRPRRRRPVTAIHPLQVSVSAMDLRFARQPILCGHYLGDAIAGAEAAINDALVDGALRQRERLGVYAGEIGSAAVVLQARSREDRLRGTGRGAVIVGLGRFGELSAADIVETVRAGVLRYLLHSHDRQGTEGHGGDEGASELTLASLLIGYNSTAHISVDDSIESIVRGVLAANHQFADAMPLTRLRVARLELIELFMDTAISAARAVRQLPERMAGDLRRLESRIEVAERLNEGEGARPRLSVFAPFGYWPRMLVTADDGPADGSGQAAADDSRAIAARLKYVFLSERARAESVLHQRQPGLVEALVRNAITQDHYNADLSRTLFQLMVPLDFKAAAREAEQLVLVVDGYTANLPWEMLQADEQPMALNTAIVRQFASGRFRRNPLSITRKLACVIANPSTHGYYAQFGDPARALPAPPDDHLPDLPGAAAEGAAIRDLLGECGYEVSYGEGQEALDVFARLFRQPCKVLVIAAHGVFEATARDGTRRTGVVLSDGMLLTAAEVSQLEVVPELVFLNCCHLGAMSVAPDTANRLAYSLARELIEIGVRCVVAAGWQVNDEAARLFATSFFESFVRDGKPFGPAVFTARRDAWEQFPQYNTWGAYQAYGDPHYMLEAPADDGTARVPTNIVSPVDLADALARVRVDLSHRARGVAEVARHIAAILAHVPAAWKDLPEVQAAIGAIYAELGSEGFERACAAYRIALAGEDRSGRVPVRVVEQLANLEARMGEAQGDAALIESAVARLENLIALAKPMPAGTILPPNGERCALLGSALKREAAVLAAKDGDWPTVRALLARAREAYFGAEGTPGDAGFDPYLMINRLQLDWLLLEADDAAARKRGMDQAAMCAQAARALFAHSGDFFDAVKPADAELAARLLAGVCADDGPALARIYEEAIDSVPRSARKFDSVVKQICLLARLAALRGNHGDAMHARVLGELARNLGQQDCPGLPPPAQAKQSKRIKRNR, translated from the coding sequence ATGCCGGCACCCCGCAAACCGAGCGAACTCGTCTTCCACCTGCCGGGCACCGCGCGCGAAGCCGACGCCCTGCCCGCAGCCCTGAAGGCAGGCACGCGCGCGGCCGACACTGCGGCCCCCGATCCCTTCCTCGACGGCGTCGTCGCGGTGCAGGCCAGCTATGCGCTGAGCGCGCCGGGCCGCGACGCGGCCGCCACGACCGACGCGCGCCTGCGCGAGGACAGCCTCCTCGCGCTGGAAGCGGGCGACGGCACCACCGTGTTCATCCGCGCCGACAAGCTCCGCGAAGACCTCGCGCGGGTGCGCCCCGACGCCGTGCGCGCCGACGGCTCGATCGACTTCGCCGCCCTGCGCGACCCGGCCGCGGCGGCGCGCGGCATTCCCGACTGGCTATGGTCGGGCGTATCGGTGCTCACGCTGGGGCACGACGCGATCGCCGACGCCGCGCGCGACAAGGCGCTGGAATGGCTGCAGGACTGGCTGGGCGAGCGCGCGGAGGATCTCGCCTCCGCCGGCGCCTCGTGGCTGGGCGCGAAGGCCTTGATGTGGGCGATCGAAAGCCGCCTCGCGGGCGAACCGGGGCTCTACCAGTGGCGCGACGGCGACGGCCTCGGCAGTTCGGACCGCTGCGCCGCCAACGACCCGCGCCTCGCCGCGATCGGCGACGCGCCGATGCTGCTTTTCATCCACGGCACGGCCTCGCACACGCTGGGGAGCTTCAAGGATCTGCGCGCCGGCAGCGCCGCCGCGGACTGGGATCCCCTCGCACGCCGCTTCGGCGAGCGCATCTTCGGCTTCGAGCATCGCACCTTCTCCGAAAGCCCGATCGACAACGCGTTGCAGCTCGCCCGCACGCTGCCCGCCGGCGCCCGCCTGTCGGTCGTCACGCATTCGCGCGGCGGCCTCGTCGGCGACCTGCTCTGCCTCGCGGGCCTGAGCGACGACGCCATCGCCGCGTATCGCCACGCCCCGCCGCCCAACGCGGGCGAATCCGAGCGCGAAAAGCGCCTGCGCGACCTCCTCACAGCGCGCGAGCAGGACACGCTGCGCGCATTGCGCCAGGAGCTCGCCGACAAGAACTTCCGCATCGAACGCTACGTGCGCGTGGCCTGCCCCGCGCGCGGCACGACGCTGCTCTCCGACAACCTCGACCTGTTCCTGTCCGGGCTCCTGAGCCTGACCACCCGGCTCGTCGGCGCCGTGACCGGGCCGGCCGGCGGCGCGGTGCTGTCCGCATTCAAGCGCGTCGTGCTGGAGATTGCCGACAAGCGTGTCGATGCGCGTCTCGTCCCCGGCATCGAGGCGATGCTCACCGACGCCCCGATGGGCACGCTGCTCGCGACCGCACAGCGCAAGCAGGGCATCGCGATGGCCGTCATCAGCGGCGACATCCAGGAAACCAGCATCCTGAAACGCCTCGGCGTGATGTTCACCGACTGGATGCTGTTCGACCGCCACGACAACGACCTCGTCGTCGACACCGACTCGATGTACGCGGGCCTGGCGATGCGCAACGAGGCGCGCTACCTCTTCGACCAAGGCGCCTCGGTCAATCACTTCAGCTACTTCGCCAACCGCCACACCCGCACGGCGCTGCGCGACTGGCTCACGAGCAGCGACCCGGCCACCCTGCCCACCTTCAGCGCCATCGCGCGCCGCCGCGAACCCGGTGCCGCCGAGGCACGCGAACGCGCCGCCAGCCGCACCACCCTGCGCGAGGCGCCGCGCCCCGACAGCCGCCCGGTGGTGATCTTCCTGCCGGGCATCATGGGTTCGCACCTCGAGCTGCGCAAGGAAGGGCGCAAGTCCGGCGACGGCGACCGCGTGTGGTTCGACTTCCTCGACCTCGCGACCGGCGGCCTCGCCAAGATCGCGATGGACAAGGCCGACGTGCGCGAGGAAGCACTGTTCGACATGTTCTACGGTGACCTCGCCGAGCATCTGGAGGCGACGCACCGGGTCATCCGCTTCCCCTACGATTGGCGCCGGCCCATCCATGCCCCGGGCGGCGCGGCCGAGCGCCTGTCCGACATCCTCCGGCAAGCGCTGAAGACGCACCCCAACCAGCCCGTGCGCCTGCTCGCGCACAGCATGGGCGGCCTCGTGTGCCGGACGATGATCGCGACGCACCCCGACCTGTGGGCGGAGGTCGTGCGCCGCCCCGGCGGACGGCTGGTGATGCTGGGCACGCCCAACAACGGCTCGCACCTCATGGTCGAGACCCTACTCGGCAAGTCCGGCACCATGCGCCAGCTCGCGCGCATGGACCTTGGCCACGGCATGCAGGGCGTGCTCGACATCGTAGCGGGCTTCCCCGGCGCGATGCAGCTGCTGCCGCGCCCCGGCTTCATCGACGCGGGGCCGACGCTGCACGACGACTGGCTGCGCGCCCCCATCTGGCCGGCCGCCGCCAAGGCCAACCGCGACCGCTGGTTCGGCGACGGCATCGGCGGTCAACCGAGCACCGCCACGCTCACGGCCGCGCGCGGATTGTGGGAAGGACCGCTCGCGACGAACGACGCGCCGCAGCCCGTCGAGCGCGTGAGCTACGTCTTCGGCCAAGCCGAGAACACCCCCTGCGGCACCACGCTGGAAGGCGGCCAGATCAAGCTGATCGGCACCCCGCTGGGCGACGGGTCGGTGAGCTGGGCATCCGGCCGGCTCGCGAACCTGCCCACCGAACAATACTGGTACATGCCCGTCGACCACGGCGCGCTGACCGGCACCGAGGAATACTTCCCCGCCGTCGTCGACCTGCTGCAGACCGGCACCACGAGCCGCCTCGGCCGCCTGCCCGCGACGCGCGGCGCCGCTGCCCCGACCGCGACTTACGACGCCCCGCCGCCCGTGCTGCCGACGGAGGAGGAACTCGCGTGCAGCCTCGTCGGCACGCGCCCGCGACGGCGCCGTCCGGTCACCGCGATCCACCCGCTGCAGGTGTCCGTCAGCGCGATGGACCTGCGCTTCGCGCGCCAGCCCATCCTGTGCGGCCACTACCTCGGCGACGCGATCGCCGGCGCCGAGGCCGCGATCAACGACGCGCTGGTCGACGGCGCCCTGCGCCAGCGTGAACGGCTCGGCGTGTATGCGGGCGAAATCGGCTCGGCGGCCGTCGTGCTGCAGGCACGCAGCCGGGAAGACCGCCTGCGCGGCACCGGCCGCGGCGCGGTGATCGTCGGCCTGGGGCGCTTCGGCGAACTGTCCGCCGCCGACATCGTCGAGACCGTGCGTGCCGGCGTCCTGCGCTACCTGCTCCACTCGCACGACCGCCAGGGCACCGAGGGCCACGGCGGGGACGAGGGCGCGAGCGAGCTCACGCTCGCGAGCCTGCTGATCGGCTACAACTCCACCGCCCACATCAGCGTCGACGACTCCATCGAATCCATCGTGCGCGGCGTGCTCGCCGCCAATCACCAGTTCGCCGATGCGATGCCGCTGACGCGGCTGCGGGTCGCACGTCTCGAACTGATCGAACTCTTCATGGATACCGCGATCAGCGCCGCCCGCGCGGTGCGCCAGCTGCCCGAACGCATGGCCGGCGACCTGCGCCGCCTGGAGTCGCGCATCGAGGTCGCCGAACGGCTCAACGAGGGCGAAGGCGCCCGGCCGCGCCTGTCGGTATTCGCGCCCTTCGGCTACTGGCCGCGCATGCTCGTCACCGCGGATGACGGCCCCGCGGACGGCAGTGGGCAGGCTGCGGCGGACGACAGCCGCGCGATCGCCGCACGCCTGAAATACGTGTTCCTGTCCGAACGCGCGCGCGCTGAAAGCGTCCTGCACCAGCGCCAGCCCGGCCTCGTCGAGGCGCTGGTGCGCAACGCGATCACCCAGGACCACTACAACGCCGACCTGTCGCGCACGCTGTTCCAGCTGATGGTGCCGCTGGACTTCAAGGCGGCCGCGCGCGAGGCGGAACAACTCGTCCTGGTCGTCGACGGCTACACCGCGAACCTGCCGTGGGAGATGCTGCAGGCCGACGAGCAGCCGATGGCGCTTAACACGGCGATCGTGCGCCAGTTCGCCTCCGGGCGCTTCCGCCGCAACCCGCTCAGCATCACGCGCAAGCTCGCCTGCGTGATCGCCAACCCCTCCACCCACGGCTATTACGCCCAGTTCGGCGATCCCGCGCGGGCGCTGCCCGCGCCACCGGACGACCATCTGCCCGACCTGCCCGGAGCCGCAGCCGAAGGCGCGGCGATCCGCGACCTGCTCGGAGAATGCGGCTACGAAGTCAGCTACGGCGAAGGCCAGGAGGCGCTCGACGTCTTCGCGCGCCTCTTCCGCCAGCCGTGCAAGGTGTTGGTCATCGCCGCGCACGGGGTGTTCGAGGCCACGGCGCGCGACGGCACGCGGCGCACCGGCGTCGTCCTCTCCGACGGCATGCTGCTCACCGCCGCGGAGGTGTCGCAGCTCGAAGTCGTGCCCGAGCTCGTGTTCCTCAACTGCTGCCACCTCGGCGCGATGTCCGTCGCGCCGGACACCGCCAACCGGCTCGCCTACAGCCTCGCCCGCGAGCTGATCGAGATCGGCGTGCGCTGCGTGGTCGCAGCCGGCTGGCAGGTGAATGACGAGGCCGCCCGCCTCTTCGCGACGAGCTTCTTCGAGAGCTTCGTGCGCGACGGCAAACCCTTCGGCCCCGCCGTATTCACCGCGCGCCGCGACGCCTGGGAGCAGTTCCCGCAGTACAACACCTGGGGCGCCTACCAGGCTTACGGCGATCCGCACTACATGCTGGAAGCCCCCGCCGACGACGGCACGGCGCGCGTCCCCACCAACATCGTGTCGCCGGTCGACCTCGCCGACGCCCTCGCACGCGTGCGCGTCGACCTGTCGCACCGCGCTCGCGGCGTGGCCGAGGTCGCACGCCACATTGCGGCCATCCTCGCGCATGTCCCGGCGGCGTGGAAGGATCTGCCCGAAGTGCAGGCCGCCATCGGCGCGATCTATGCGGAACTCGGCAGCGAAGGCTTCGAACGCGCCTGTGCCGCCTATCGCATCGCGCTCGCCGGCGAGGACCGCAGCGGCCGCGTGCCCGTGCGCGTCGTCGAACAACTCGCCAACCTCGAAGCACGCATGGGCGAGGCGCAGGGCGACGCCGCCCTGATCGAATCGGCCGTCGCGCGCCTCGAGAACCTTATCGCCCTGGCGAAGCCCATGCCTGCCGGCACGATCCTGCCGCCCAACGGCGAACGCTGCGCCCTCCTTGGCAGCGCGCTCAAGCGCGAAGCCGCCGTGCTCGCGGCGAAGGATGGCGACTGGCCGACCGTACGCGCGCTGCTCGCGCGGGCGCGCGAGGCCTACTTCGGGGCCGAAGGCACGCCGGGCGATGCGGGCTTCGATCCCTACCTGATGATCAACCGGCTACAGCTCGACTGGCTCCTCCTCGAAGCCGACGACGCTGCCGCGCGCAAGCGCGGCATGGATCAGGCGGCCATGTGTGCACAGGCTGCGCGCGCGCTATTCGCGCACAGCGGCGACTTCTTCGATGCGGTGAAGCCGGCCGACGCCGAACTCGCCGCGCGGCTGCTCGCGGGCGTGTGTGCCGACGACGGGCCGGCCCTCGCACGCATCTACGAGGAGGCGATCGACAGCGTGCCGCGCAGCGCGCGCAAGTTCGACTCCGTGGTGAAGCAGATCTGCCTGCTTGCGCGTCTGGCGGCCTTGCGCGGAAATCACGGCGATGCAATGCACGCCCGCGTGCTGGGCGAACTGGCACGCAACCTGGGCCAACAGGACTGCCCCGGACTGCCGCCCCCGGCGCAAGCCAAACAATCCAAACGCATCAAGCGGAATCGGTAA
- a CDS encoding caspase family protein — MARRALCIGINNYPGTDSDLSGCVNDASDWGAALTERGFSTSKLLDSAATKSAMVQAIDTLVTGAAKGDTIVLTYSGHGTWLPDTDGDEPDARDEALCPWDIDSGNVLLDDELHDLFSRRAGGVRIVLISDSCHSGTVTRGDESDLDPGMPRARFLPPSVWMKREALPADTTRPTRLSGGFTRAGGDLLLAGCLDTQFSWDTSFNGRPNGAFTFYALKTLKNLPATATYEHWFREIRNYLPSTRLPQDPQIFGTRSARRFKVFA, encoded by the coding sequence ATGGCAAGGCGCGCGCTCTGCATCGGCATCAACAACTACCCCGGCACCGACAGCGACCTCTCCGGCTGCGTCAATGACGCCAGCGACTGGGGGGCCGCGCTCACCGAACGCGGCTTTTCGACAAGCAAGCTGCTCGACTCGGCAGCGACCAAGTCGGCGATGGTGCAGGCCATCGACACGCTCGTCACCGGTGCGGCGAAGGGCGACACGATCGTGCTCACCTATTCGGGCCACGGCACCTGGCTGCCCGACACCGACGGCGACGAGCCCGACGCGCGCGACGAGGCCTTGTGCCCGTGGGACATCGACAGCGGCAACGTGCTGCTCGACGACGAACTGCACGACCTCTTCAGCCGGCGTGCGGGCGGTGTGCGCATCGTCCTCATCTCCGACAGCTGCCATTCCGGCACCGTCACGCGCGGCGACGAGAGCGATCTCGACCCCGGCATGCCGCGCGCCCGCTTCCTGCCCCCGTCGGTGTGGATGAAGCGCGAAGCCCTGCCCGCGGACACGACGCGCCCGACGCGGCTGTCCGGCGGCTTCACGCGCGCCGGCGGCGACCTGCTGCTGGCGGGCTGCCTCGACACCCAGTTCAGCTGGGACACCAGCTTCAACGGCCGCCCCAACGGCGCCTTCACCTTCTATGCACTGAAAACGCTGAAAAACCTGCCCGCGACGGCGACCTACGAGCACTGGTTCAGGGAAATCCGCAACTATCTGCCCTCCACCCGCCTGCCGCAGGATCCGCAGATCTTCGGCACCCGCAGCGCGCGCCGCTTCAAGGTGTTCGCGTAA
- a CDS encoding Hsp20/alpha crystallin family protein, translating to MFYRSVFPRDLLSELDRLQREMQQSYEFSPSIRGLARGGFPAMNVGNTPQSIEIYAFAPGIDPATIDVQLEKGVLTVTGERASVLPPKEAKATVHIDERFSGRFRRVVTLPDDADPNGVSAKYRDGVLHVSVQRRQAAQPRRISIE from the coding sequence ATGTTCTACCGATCAGTGTTTCCCCGCGATCTGTTGTCCGAACTCGATCGCCTGCAGCGCGAAATGCAGCAGTCGTACGAGTTCTCTCCCAGCATTCGCGGTCTCGCGCGCGGCGGCTTCCCCGCGATGAATGTCGGCAACACGCCGCAGTCCATCGAGATCTACGCCTTCGCGCCCGGCATCGACCCGGCGACGATCGACGTGCAGCTCGAAAAGGGCGTGCTGACGGTCACCGGCGAGCGCGCGAGCGTCCTGCCACCGAAGGAAGCCAAAGCCACGGTGCATATCGACGAGCGCTTCTCCGGGCGTTTCCGCCGCGTCGTGACCCTGCCCGACGACGCCGACCCGAACGGCGTGAGCGCGAAGTACCGCGACGGCGTGCTGCACGTCAGCGTCCAGCGCAGGCAGGCCGCCCAGCCGCGCCGCATCAGCATCGAGTGA